The following proteins come from a genomic window of Halorussus halophilus:
- a CDS encoding DUF6069 family protein: MASATTESAAVTAPTREQLLKRGSVAVVAAMVAVAVVRTVAVSLGVPETADPMQLDPILTSSVVGAVGATVVYGVLTRVASRPNRTFVVIAGLVLLVSLVPVVTVAPGLPGVTGAVLVTLAAMHLAVAAVSVLILTR, encoded by the coding sequence ATGGCGTCCGCAACGACCGAATCCGCGGCGGTGACGGCACCGACGCGAGAGCAACTACTGAAACGAGGTTCGGTGGCTGTCGTCGCCGCGATGGTCGCCGTCGCCGTCGTCCGAACCGTCGCCGTCTCGCTCGGTGTTCCCGAGACGGCTGACCCGATGCAACTCGACCCGATTCTCACCAGTTCGGTCGTCGGTGCGGTAGGCGCGACGGTCGTCTACGGTGTATTGACGCGCGTCGCTTCTCGACCGAATCGGACCTTCGTCGTGATTGCTGGTCTCGTGCTGTTGGTCTCGCTCGTGCCAGTAGTCACGGTCGCTCCGGGACTGCCCGGCGTGACAGGAGCGGTCTTGGTTACCCTCGCGGCGATGCATCTCGCCGTCGCCGCGGTCAGCGTCCTGATTCTCACCCGTTAG
- the arcD gene encoding arginine/ornithine antiporter ArcD: MPSLDYEPISYGELSEEKRPTLRQAFVPLLGVVAFLSVGSGYLKLAPHGPLLWSIALAGIVGKYWIGLSWEDLYDGMADSLMMGLQAILILFVIYALISTWISAGTIPGLMYYGLSVLTPSVFLPATALLAAAVAFSIGSSWTTAGTLGVAFIGIGSGLGIPEPMTAGAILTGAYAGDKQSPLSDTTNLAAAVTNTDLYDHIRAMRNGTVLALGLSVVLYGYLGLRVAGGAPTGRVAEIQSALAGTYNLSLLVFLPLVVTFGLALYGYPALPTLVAGVFAGTFTTTLVQGKSFTAAWEIFLNGTAPETGTQMVTDLLASGGLSGSAWTISVVVAALALGGLLEGMGILAVLSHSLAKSIRSKSSLVVSTGASAFLVNLFSAQQYMSIVVPGMSLRSLYDDYDLDSSNLSRAVEAAGTPTGALIPWHAGAVYMSGVFGVATLEYAPYYFFAFLSPAILFVMGLTGRGITAKDAAGGEMANATVGDD; this comes from the coding sequence ATGCCTTCACTCGACTACGAACCGATTAGCTACGGCGAACTATCCGAGGAGAAGCGCCCGACGCTTCGGCAGGCGTTCGTTCCACTCCTCGGTGTCGTCGCGTTCCTCAGCGTCGGTTCCGGCTACCTCAAACTCGCGCCACACGGGCCGCTCCTCTGGAGCATCGCCCTCGCAGGTATCGTCGGCAAGTACTGGATCGGCCTCTCGTGGGAGGACCTGTACGACGGGATGGCCGACAGCCTCATGATGGGTCTACAGGCGATTCTCATCCTGTTCGTCATCTACGCGCTCATCTCGACGTGGATAAGCGCGGGCACGATACCGGGGCTGATGTACTACGGACTGTCAGTCCTGACTCCCTCGGTGTTCCTACCAGCCACGGCACTGCTCGCGGCGGCAGTCGCGTTCTCCATCGGGTCGTCGTGGACCACGGCGGGGACGCTCGGTGTCGCCTTCATCGGCATCGGGTCCGGTCTCGGCATACCCGAACCGATGACCGCGGGCGCGATTCTGACCGGCGCGTACGCTGGCGACAAGCAGTCGCCGCTCTCCGACACCACGAACCTCGCGGCGGCGGTCACGAACACCGACCTCTACGACCACATCCGAGCGATGCGCAACGGAACGGTTCTCGCGCTCGGTCTCTCGGTCGTACTGTACGGGTACCTCGGACTGCGCGTTGCGGGGGGTGCGCCGACCGGCCGAGTCGCCGAGATTCAGAGCGCGCTCGCTGGCACGTACAATCTAAGCCTGCTCGTCTTCCTGCCGTTGGTCGTCACCTTCGGACTCGCACTCTACGGCTACCCCGCGCTTCCGACGCTCGTCGCCGGCGTCTTCGCGGGAACGTTCACGACGACGCTCGTGCAAGGGAAATCCTTCACCGCCGCGTGGGAGATTTTCCTGAACGGAACCGCGCCGGAGACGGGCACTCAGATGGTCACCGACCTGCTGGCCAGCGGCGGTCTCTCCGGGTCCGCGTGGACGATTTCGGTCGTCGTGGCCGCGCTCGCGCTTGGCGGTTTGCTCGAAGGGATGGGCATTCTCGCAGTGCTGTCTCACAGCCTCGCGAAGAGCATTCGAAGCAAGTCGAGTCTCGTCGTGAGTACCGGCGCGTCGGCGTTCCTCGTGAACTTGTTCTCCGCTCAGCAGTACATGAGCATCGTCGTTCCCGGCATGTCGCTCCGGAGTCTCTACGACGACTACGACCTCGATAGTTCGAACCTCTCGCGGGCCGTCGAAGCCGCGGGAACCCCGACGGGCGCGCTCATCCCGTGGCACGCTGGCGCGGTCTACATGTCCGGCGTCTTCGGCGTGGCGACGCTGGAGTACGCGCCGTACTACTTCTTCGCGTTCCTCTCGCCAGCAATCCTGTTCGTTATGGGGCTGACTGGTCGCGGTATCACGGCGAAGGACGCCGCTGGCGGAGAGATGGCGAATGCGACAGTCGGGGACGACTGA
- a CDS encoding dipeptide epimerase has product MSLDTAFERLSLPLENAFTISRGTQETAENVVVRISDDEGNTGVGAAAPSSHYGETAATVETVMPDLLKVVEEVGDPHQLERIERRMHETIERNPAARTAVSIALHDLACKQLGVPLYRYWGLDPEQTLETSFTIGIDTKERIAEKTQDAVEEGYGILKVKVGTDRDEEIVETVRENAPDATIRVDANEAWSPREAVRKIDQLEELGVEFVEQPVEAGNPEGMRFVRERAALPIAADESCITLSDIPEVAEIADIANLKLMKCGGLLEAKRMVHAARAHGLEVMLGCMVETNAAIAASAQFAPLLDYADVDGALLLAEDDYEGVPMPNGEIDLAGMDRAGTGAQKK; this is encoded by the coding sequence ATGAGCCTCGACACGGCGTTCGAGCGTCTCAGTCTGCCGCTCGAAAACGCCTTCACTATCTCGCGCGGTACGCAAGAGACTGCGGAGAACGTCGTCGTGCGAATCAGCGACGACGAGGGCAACACGGGCGTGGGTGCGGCCGCGCCCTCTTCGCATTACGGCGAGACTGCGGCAACCGTCGAGACTGTGATGCCAGATCTTCTGAAGGTGGTCGAAGAAGTCGGCGACCCCCACCAACTCGAACGAATCGAGCGCCGAATGCACGAGACTATCGAGCGCAACCCGGCCGCAAGAACCGCGGTCAGCATCGCGCTCCACGACTTGGCCTGCAAGCAACTCGGCGTGCCGCTGTATCGCTACTGGGGACTCGACCCCGAGCAGACCCTCGAAACGTCGTTCACTATCGGCATCGACACGAAGGAGCGAATCGCCGAGAAAACGCAGGACGCCGTTGAGGAGGGGTATGGAATCCTCAAAGTCAAGGTCGGGACCGACCGCGACGAAGAGATAGTCGAAACAGTCCGGGAGAACGCCCCCGACGCGACGATTCGCGTGGATGCCAACGAAGCGTGGTCGCCCCGCGAAGCGGTTCGCAAAATCGACCAGTTGGAGGAGCTGGGCGTGGAGTTCGTCGAGCAACCCGTCGAAGCCGGGAATCCGGAGGGAATGCGGTTCGTCCGCGAACGCGCCGCACTGCCGATTGCGGCCGACGAGTCCTGCATCACACTCAGCGACATTCCGGAGGTCGCCGAAATCGCGGACATCGCTAACCTGAAACTCATGAAGTGCGGCGGTCTGCTGGAAGCCAAGCGGATGGTCCACGCCGCCCGCGCGCACGGCCTCGAAGTCATGCTCGGGTGCATGGTCGAGACGAACGCCGCCATCGCGGCGTCCGCGCAGTTCGCGCCGCTGCTCGACTACGCAGACGTGGACGGGGCGCTTCTCCTCGCCGAAGACGACTACGAGGGCGTGCCGATGCCGAACGGTGAAATCGATTTGGCGGGCATGGACCGTGCGGGGACCGGCGCTCAGAAGAAGTAA
- a CDS encoding Hsp20/alpha crystallin family protein, which translates to MSALREAMRELPDAVFADLLESEEEYLLVIDLPGASEETIDVSVVDGRLEIEARREKDVPIEFSYLQEERSLFLDADLPLPPDATGADAEAVIDRGVLELRLPKREAAPDRDVPITGR; encoded by the coding sequence ATGTCAGCGCTGCGTGAGGCCATGCGCGAGTTGCCCGACGCCGTCTTCGCCGACCTGCTGGAGAGCGAGGAGGAGTACCTCCTCGTCATCGACCTGCCGGGTGCCAGCGAGGAGACGATAGACGTGAGCGTCGTAGACGGCCGTCTCGAAATCGAGGCGCGCCGCGAAAAGGACGTGCCCATCGAGTTCTCCTACCTCCAAGAGGAACGCTCGCTGTTCCTCGACGCCGACCTGCCCCTGCCGCCGGACGCGACCGGGGCGGACGCGGAAGCGGTCATCGACCGGGGTGTCCTCGAACTTCGCCTCCCCAAGCGCGAAGCGGCACCCGACCGGGACGTTCCCATCACGGGTCGCTGA
- a CDS encoding molybdopterin molybdotransferase MoeA yields the protein MSDHQPDRKRSGFKDKKRLGEARERFLSTVSTHDRTEEIPLESADGRALAEELVAARNVPHYSRAAMDGYAVRAADTFGASDRSPEILREVERESGEVPPNGAIRVHTGSELPAGADSVVMIEQADEFGDEIEIFDAVAEGENVAPIGEDVERDQHLYDAGHQLRPSDLGMLKAVGVETVEVYEKPSVSVIPTGEELVQSDPDPGEVIETNGLTISNYVERWGGDADYHNVVTDDEDALRETIEANLDADVVVTTGGSSVGERDLLPEVVADLGEIVFHGVALKPGHPVAAGVVEDTPIVVLPGYPVACIINAVQFLRPVLKRVGGLPEVDHPSTEARLSRKIRSEPGIRTFARVELEESEGDTLATPTRASGSGVLSSVALADGWVEVPESREGIPEGEQVPVQNWEWSA from the coding sequence ATGAGCGACCACCAGCCGGACCGCAAACGGTCTGGCTTCAAGGACAAAAAGAGACTTGGCGAGGCTCGCGAGCGTTTCCTCTCTACGGTTTCTACGCACGACCGAACCGAGGAGATTCCACTCGAATCGGCCGACGGCCGCGCGCTCGCCGAGGAACTCGTCGCCGCGCGGAACGTCCCACACTACTCCCGAGCGGCGATGGACGGCTACGCGGTGCGCGCCGCCGACACCTTCGGGGCGAGCGACCGTTCACCCGAGATTCTGCGGGAAGTGGAGAGAGAATCTGGAGAAGTCCCTCCCAACGGAGCCATTCGCGTCCACACGGGGAGCGAACTCCCGGCAGGTGCCGACAGCGTGGTGATGATAGAACAGGCCGACGAGTTTGGCGACGAAATCGAAATCTTCGACGCCGTTGCGGAGGGCGAGAACGTCGCGCCAATCGGCGAGGACGTAGAGCGAGACCAGCACCTCTACGACGCGGGCCACCAGCTCCGGCCCTCCGACTTGGGGATGCTCAAGGCTGTCGGCGTCGAAACTGTCGAGGTCTACGAAAAGCCCTCCGTATCCGTAATACCGACTGGCGAGGAACTCGTCCAGTCGGACCCCGACCCCGGCGAGGTAATCGAGACCAACGGCCTGACGATTTCGAACTACGTCGAGAGATGGGGCGGCGACGCGGACTATCATAACGTCGTCACCGACGACGAAGACGCCCTGCGCGAAACTATCGAAGCAAACCTCGACGCAGACGTCGTCGTCACGACCGGTGGGTCCTCTGTCGGCGAGCGAGACCTGCTTCCGGAAGTCGTCGCCGACCTCGGCGAAATAGTCTTCCACGGCGTCGCGCTGAAACCCGGCCACCCAGTCGCGGCGGGCGTCGTCGAAGACACTCCTATCGTCGTGTTGCCGGGGTACCCAGTGGCCTGCATCATCAACGCGGTACAGTTCCTTCGCCCCGTCCTGAAGCGCGTCGGTGGCCTCCCAGAGGTTGACCACCCGAGCACGGAAGCACGACTCTCGCGCAAGATTCGAAGCGAACCCGGAATCAGGACTTTCGCGCGCGTCGAGTTAGAGGAGAGCGAAGGCGACACCCTCGCAACCCCGACCCGTGCGAGCGGGTCCGGCGTCCTATCCAGCGTCGCCCTCGCAGATGGTTGGGTCGAAGTACCCGAATCTCGCGAGGGTATCCCGGAAGGTGAACAGGTCCCCGTGCAGAACTGGGAGTGGTCGGCCTAA
- a CDS encoding DUF1611 domain-containing protein has protein sequence MNVAVLAHEKFPDRAKTAVGLLRYADYEIEAVLDRDNAGKRVADFVPDVQDAPIVAEMADVSEVDALVIGIAPIGGGFDESWRSDVTNALERGCDVISGLHYFLEEDEEFAELAAANDCELWDVRKPHDDLTVAQGVASEVDAEIILTVGTDCSVGKMTATLELVEAANERGADAAFIPTGQTGIMISGWGNPIDRVVSDFTAGAVEEMILEKGDDHDYLFVEGQGSIVHPAYSAVTCGILHGSMADKLVLCHEATREAVHGYESFDLPPIPEYVSLYEDLAEPVHETEVVAGALNTMHVESDEAARREVEQFEDELGVAATDPVRFDADAVLEEIL, from the coding sequence ATGAACGTCGCGGTACTCGCACACGAGAAGTTCCCGGACCGGGCGAAGACGGCCGTCGGACTGCTTCGGTACGCCGACTACGAAATCGAGGCAGTCCTCGACCGAGACAACGCCGGAAAGAGAGTTGCTGACTTCGTCCCGGACGTGCAGGACGCTCCTATCGTCGCCGAGATGGCCGACGTTTCCGAAGTCGATGCCCTCGTCATCGGTATCGCGCCTATCGGCGGTGGTTTCGACGAGTCGTGGCGCTCGGACGTGACCAACGCGCTCGAACGCGGGTGTGACGTGATTTCGGGCCTGCACTACTTCCTCGAAGAAGACGAGGAGTTCGCGGAACTCGCTGCGGCGAACGACTGCGAACTCTGGGACGTGCGCAAGCCCCACGACGACTTGACGGTCGCCCAAGGTGTCGCCAGCGAAGTGGACGCCGAAATTATCCTCACCGTCGGCACCGACTGCTCGGTCGGGAAGATGACGGCAACGCTCGAACTGGTCGAGGCCGCCAACGAGCGAGGTGCAGACGCCGCATTCATCCCGACAGGCCAGACCGGCATCATGATTTCCGGGTGGGGCAACCCCATCGACCGCGTGGTCTCGGACTTCACCGCGGGCGCAGTCGAGGAGATGATTCTGGAGAAGGGCGACGACCACGACTACCTCTTCGTGGAGGGACAGGGGAGCATCGTTCACCCAGCCTACTCCGCGGTGACCTGCGGCATCCTCCACGGGTCGATGGCCGACAAACTCGTCCTCTGTCACGAGGCGACCCGCGAGGCGGTTCACGGCTACGAGAGCTTCGACCTGCCGCCAATTCCGGAGTACGTCTCGCTGTACGAGGACCTCGCCGAACCAGTTCACGAGACCGAAGTCGTTGCGGGTGCGCTGAACACCATGCACGTCGAGAGCGACGAAGCAGCAAGACGAGAGGTCGAGCAGTTCGAAGACGAACTCGGCGTGGCCGCAACTGACCCCGTTCGTTTCGACGCGGACGCCGTGTTGGAGGAGATACTATGA
- a CDS encoding YqjF family protein produces MRDFPAIELTWRDGLFAHWSMDPSRVRPLVPDALDLDCRDGSAWVSALPSVVEASRPHVFPDSVGMDFRQVNLRTYVEYDGRPGVYFLSLDTSSGLGVRVARSLYGLPYYRADIDFEKDYDLEGSQTTDAPTCRFVCERDHGEDDSARESPSARESPSARFAATYRPIGRPSLAEPDSLDDFLTERYRLYVVRGGSAWCARVEHAPWRLCSVEASVHADSLFEAAGLPAPDGDPLVRYSPQSRFTIRTPRRL; encoded by the coding sequence ATGCGGGACTTCCCGGCAATCGAGTTGACGTGGCGCGACGGGTTGTTCGCCCACTGGTCGATGGACCCGAGTCGCGTTCGCCCGCTCGTCCCCGACGCGCTCGATTTGGACTGCCGCGACGGGTCGGCGTGGGTCTCCGCGCTCCCCTCGGTCGTGGAGGCGAGTCGCCCCCACGTCTTCCCCGACTCGGTCGGCATGGATTTCCGGCAGGTCAACCTGCGAACCTACGTCGAGTACGACGGTCGCCCCGGCGTCTACTTTCTGAGTCTCGACACCTCGTCCGGCCTCGGCGTCCGGGTCGCGCGCTCGCTGTACGGGCTTCCGTACTACCGTGCGGACATCGACTTCGAGAAGGATTACGACCTCGAAGGGTCCCAAACTACCGACGCGCCGACCTGCCGGTTTGTCTGCGAGCGCGACCACGGCGAGGACGACTCTGCGCGTGAATCCCCGTCTGCGCGTGAGTCGCCGTCCGCTCGGTTCGCGGCGACCTACCGACCGATTGGCCGACCGTCGCTCGCCGAACCGGACAGTTTGGACGACTTCCTGACCGAACGGTATCGGCTCTACGTCGTCCGCGGCGGGTCGGCCTGGTGTGCTCGCGTGGAACACGCGCCGTGGCGACTCTGCTCGGTCGAAGCTTCGGTGCACGCCGACTCGCTCTTCGAAGCGGCCGGACTGCCAGCACCCGACGGAGACCCGCTGGTTCGCTACTCGCCGCAGTCCCGGTTCACGATTCGGACGCCGCGTCGATTGTAG
- a CDS encoding ZIP family metal transporter — protein MNVSRFGLAGVVLLALLTPIALVSGVTKVVGIAWVAFAAMGGAAYLGGQSGESASAKHLVWGYGLASGAMITSAAVFLVPGAIDHHPKFGGFGIALGVLVGFSAHTLGHRASHADFDLPLDHTAAELTAHSLAAGAIIGLVYGNMPELGVLLGLAIVSHKGPAGYAAAHRLRRSGKTVSVLLFPAAGVGLTAIPAALLELPSSGPVNGVVFGFAAGVFLHVAMDFLPKCELGGDVYEVASVSDNAHALLDQLRTRAVMSTGIGGLAVFLAWLVVRPGP, from the coding sequence ATGAACGTTTCGCGGTTCGGTCTCGCGGGTGTCGTCTTGCTGGCGCTGCTGACGCCAATCGCGCTCGTCTCGGGAGTCACCAAAGTCGTCGGCATCGCGTGGGTCGCGTTCGCGGCGATGGGCGGCGCGGCCTACCTCGGCGGCCAGTCGGGAGAATCAGCCAGTGCGAAGCATCTCGTCTGGGGCTACGGGCTAGCCAGCGGCGCGATGATAACCAGCGCGGCGGTGTTCTTGGTGCCCGGAGCCATCGACCACCATCCAAAGTTCGGCGGCTTCGGCATCGCACTCGGCGTGCTTGTCGGCTTCTCCGCGCACACCTTGGGCCACCGGGCGAGCCACGCGGACTTCGACTTGCCGCTCGACCACACTGCCGCAGAGCTAACCGCCCACTCGCTCGCTGCCGGAGCCATCATCGGTCTGGTCTACGGCAACATGCCCGAACTCGGTGTTCTGCTCGGACTGGCAATCGTCTCCCACAAGGGTCCGGCCGGGTACGCCGCCGCCCATCGACTCCGGCGCTCGGGCAAGACCGTCTCCGTTCTGTTGTTCCCCGCCGCGGGGGTCGGGTTGACGGCGATTCCGGCGGCGCTGCTCGAACTGCCGAGTAGTGGTCCGGTCAACGGCGTCGTCTTCGGCTTCGCGGCTGGCGTCTTTCTTCACGTCGCCATGGACTTCCTCCCGAAGTGCGAACTCGGCGGCGACGTGTACGAAGTCGCGTCGGTGTCCGACAACGCCCACGCCCTGCTCGACCAACTGCGAACGCGGGCCGTAATGAGTACCGGAATCGGCGGACTCGCGGTGTTTCTGGCGTGGCTGGTCGTCCGTCCGGGTCCCTGA